Proteins from a genomic interval of Periophthalmus magnuspinnatus isolate fPerMag1 chromosome 11, fPerMag1.2.pri, whole genome shotgun sequence:
- the tert gene encoding telomerase reverse transcriptase isoform X2, giving the protein MTSTDLSSVLNILHSLYRKVEPLVEFADGVVFKEGQKARVLDQSDTARFSSFARSVYVCSDKELQQVPSSTEICSLPELLAFVLNNLKRKKRKNVLIHGYNLLPHNEQQRNADLFKFQGDVTQSAAYIHGSDLWKKATKRLGTDITRYLLESCSVFVAVPPSCFFQVCGLPIYDRVSMTSTTTGITLRPQNKTRKTRKSKFAIKTCKKLRKSKRDRGSRKRKRETNKCDDEDVETPAKRRLVDDQNGTDDQAVLLAPTQFTKSLENSSGPGLKEEGVPSWRSGTYPPLPPSQCFFRTLGLLYGGRGMRGFLLNRKKKDAEGVKRLQGKDLIRVIFFEGLGYLNGAQRKPKKLPQRFFNMVPMFNQLLRRHRRFLYGRVLQKLCPSLQQADPGEGELTSLLSQHCAAHRVYLFVRECLVAVIPQQAWGSDQNRVHFLARVRGFLSGGKFDKVSLAELLWKMKVNDCDWIKMSKNGRVPPSELAYRTRVLGQFLAWLLDGYVVGLVRACFYVTESVGLKNALRFYRQEIWTKLQDLAFRCHLSKGQMTELTPAQVASLPKSTVISRLRFIPKNDGMRPITRVVGADVKTRLYRGRSRDLLYMLQACVRTAPSTLGSTVWGMTDIHKAIRSMASQQKEKTQPLYFVKVDVSGAYESLPHDKLTEVVTEALTPFLDEIFTLRRFAKVWCDSHEGLKKAFVRQADLLEDNVGSSNMKSFVSSLQMSGKIHHSILVEQHFSSDLHGKDALQFFTQMLTGNVVQFGKKTYRQCRGIPQGSVVSSLLCCLCYGHMENMLFGNKGKTKGCLLRLVDDFLLITPDLHEAQAFLKVLLPGVPEYGLTINPQKVAVNFKVSETATVCPEIRVLPPRCLFPWCGLLLDTHSLDVYKDYSSYAGLSLRYSLTLGSLRSAGQDMKRKLMAILRLQCHALFLDLKTNSVEAVYKNIYKLVLLHACRFHVCAQSLPFGQTIAKNPNYFLQMIWDMAKYANQLIRKNNKGLTLGSKAQTGIIQYEAVELIFCLCFVLVLSQHRCVYKTLLPPLQKRKRSLQQRLGDLRLARVRQAVGCKIPDDFLVIQT; this is encoded by the exons ATGACTTCTACGGACTTGTCCAGCGTGTTAAACATCTTACACTCACTTTACCGTAAAGTGGAGCCGCTGGTGGAGTTTGCAGATGGCGTCGTGTTTAAAGAAGGACAGAAAGCCCGGGTCCTGGATCAGTCCGACACCGCTAGATTCTCCTCCTTCGCCCGCAGTGTTTATGTGTGCTCGGACAAAGAGCTGCAGCAAGTGCCGAGTAGCACCGAG ATCTGCTCTCTACCTGAACTGTTGGCCTTTGTGCTTAACAATCTGAAgcgaaagaagagaaagaacgTCTTAATACACGGCTACAACCTCCTGCCTCATAACGAACAGCAGAGGAACGCAGACCTGTTCAAATTCCAAGGCGACGTTACTCAAAGTGCTGCCTACATCCACGGCAGCGATCTGTGGAAGAAGGCCACCAAACGCCTGGGTACTGACATCACTCGCTACCTTCTGGAAAGTTGCTCCGTGTTCGTGGCAGTTCCTCCGTCCTGTTTTTTCCAGGTGTGTGGTCTGCCCATCTATGACCGCGTTTCCATGACTTCGACAACTACAGGAATAACTCTTCgaccccaaaacaaaaccagaaaGACCAGAAAGTCAAAATTCGCAATTAAGACATGCAAAAAGTTACGTAAGAGTAAAAGGGATCGTGGAAGCcggaaaagaaaaagagaaacgaACAAATGTGATGATGAAGATGTAGAAACGCCCGCTAAAAGACGACTCGTTGACGATCAAAACGGAACAGACGATCAGGCTGTGTTGCTTGCGCCAACGCAGTTTACAAAATCTTTGGAAAACAGCAGCGGACCCGGTTTGAAGGAGGAAGGGGTGCCTAGTTGGCGATCAGGTACCTACCCCCCTTTACCTCCATCGCAGTGTTTCTTCCGGACTTTAGGATTGCTCTACGGAGGCAGGGGCATGCGCGGATTCCTtctaaacagaaaaaagaaagatgcAGAGGGAGTTAAGCGCCTACAAGGGAAGGATTTGATTCGAGTTATCTTCTTTGAGGGTCTTGGTTATTTAAATGGAGCACAAAGAAAACCAAAGAAACTACCTCAAAGATTTTTCAACATGGTGCCAATGTTTAACCAGCTGTTGAGGCGGCACAGAAGGTTCCTCTATGGGCGTGTTTTGCAGAAGCTGTGCCCGTCTCTACAGCAGGCTGATCCCGGGGAAGGGGAGCTCACTTCGCTTTTGTCCCAACATTGTGCGGCTCATCGGGTTTACCTGTTTGTTAGGGAGTGCCTCGTAGCGGTCATCCCTCAACAGGCGTGGGGCTCGGATCAGAACAGAGTACATTTTCTGGCCCGGGTCAGAGGTTTTTTGTCAGGTGGGAAATTTGACAAGGTCTCCCTGGCTGAGCTGCTGtggaaaatgaaagtgaatgacTGTGACTGGATAAAGATGAGCAAAAATG GTCGTGTGCCTCCGAGTGAGCTTGCGTATCGAACTCGGGTCTTGGGTCAGTTCCTGGCATGGCTTTTGGATGGGTATGTGGTGGGTCTTGTCCGAGCCTGTTTCTATGTCACTGAGAGCGTGGGACTGAAGAATGCACTGAGATTCTACAGACAGGAAATCTGGACCAAACTGCAGGACTTGGCTTTCAG aTGTCATCTGTCGAAAGGTCAGATGACGGAGTTGACCCCTGCTCAGGTGGCCTCTCTCCCCAAATCCACAGTCATATCCCGCCTTCGTTTCATTCCCAAGAACGACGGGATGAGGCCGATCACGAGGGTCGTTGGAGCTGACGTCAAAACAAGA CTGTACAGAGGCCGTAGCCGTGACCTGCTGTATATGCTGCAGGCTTGTGTCCGCACCGCTCCATCCACACTGGGATCCACAGTTTGGGGGATGACCGACATTCACAAAGCGATAAGGTCTATGGCGTCACagcaaaaggaaaaaacacaacCGCTGTACTTTGTTAAG GTGGATGTGAGTGGAGCTTATGAAAGTCTTCCTCATGATAAACTCACTGAGGTCGTCACTGAGGCCCTCACACCTTTTCTGGATGAAATCTTCACCTTGCGACGCTTTGCCAAGGTCTGGTGTGATTCCCACGAGGGGCTGAAAAAAGCGTTTGTCAGACAG gCAGATTTGCTTGAAGATAACGTGGGCTCCAGCAATATGAAGAGTTTTGTGTCTTCTCTGCAAATGTCAGGAAAGATTCATCATTCCATACTGGTAGAACAG CACTTCTCCTCAGATCTTCATGGCAAGGACGCGCTACAGTTTTTTACCCAAATGCTCACTGGAAACGTAGTTCAGTTTGGCAAAAA AACATACCGACAGTGCAGAGGGATTCCCCAGGGCTCTGTTGTGTCCAGTCTGCTGTGCTGTCTGTGCTATGGTCACATGGAGAACATGCTGTTTGGGAACAAAGGCAAAACCAAAGG ATGTTTACTTAGACTTGTGGATGATTTTCTTCTCATCACCCCAGACCTACACGAAGCACAAGCATTTCTAAA GGTTTTACTGCCTGGAGTGCCAGAGTACGGTCTGACCATCAACCCGCAGAAAGTAGCGGTCAACTTCAAGGTTTCAGAAACTGCGACTGTTTGCCCTGAAATCCGAGTTCTTCCCCCTCGCTGCTTGTTCCCCTGGTGCGGTCTGCTCCTGGACACACACTCCCTGGACGTCTACAAGGATTACTCCAG TTACGCAGGTCTTTCTCTGCGTTACAGCCTCACTTTGGGCTCGTTACGTTCAGCGGGACAGGACATGAAGAGGAAACTGATGGCGATACTTCGACTGCAGTGTCACGCTCTGTTTTTAGATCTGAAG ACGAATTCTGTCGAGGCGGTCTACAAGAACATTTACAAGCTGGTTCTCCTTCACGCGTGCAG GTTCCACGTATGCGCCCAGAGTTTGCCCTTTGGTCAAACGATCGCTAAGAACCCCAACTACTTCCTGCAAATGATCTGGGACATGGCAAAATATGCAAATCAGCTCATCAGGAAAAACAACAAAG GCCTGACTCTGGGCAGTAAAGCTCAAACAGGCATCATTCAGTATGAAGCAGTGGAGCTGATCTTCTGCCTGTGTTTTGTGCTGGTTCTGTCTCAGCACCGGTGCGTGTACAAGACTCTTCTTCCTCCACTCCAGAAGA GAAAACGCAGTCTGCAGCAGCGCCTCGGCGACCTGAGACTGGCCAGAGTCAGACAGGCTGTTGGTTGTAAGATTCCGGATGACTTTCTGGTCATTCAGACTTAG
- the tert gene encoding telomerase reverse transcriptase isoform X1, whose amino-acid sequence MTSTDLSSVLNILHSLYRKVEPLVEFADGVVFKEGQKARVLDQSDTARFSSFARSVYVCSDKELQQVPSSTEICSLPELLAFVLNNLKRKKRKNVLIHGYNLLPHNEQQRNADLFKFQGDVTQSAAYIHGSDLWKKATKRLGTDITRYLLESCSVFVAVPPSCFFQVCGLPIYDRVSMTSTTTGITLRPQNKTRKTRKSKFAIKTCKKLRKSKRDRGSRKRKRETNKCDDEDVETPAKRRLVDDQNGTDDQAVLLAPTQFTKSLENSSGPGLKEEGVPSWRSGTYPPLPPSQCFFRTLGLLYGGRGMRGFLLNRKKKDAEGVKRLQGKDLIRVIFFEGLGYLNGAQRKPKKLPQRFFNMVPMFNQLLRRHRRFLYGRVLQKLCPSLQQADPGEGELTSLLSQHCAAHRVYLFVRECLVAVIPQQAWGSDQNRVHFLARVRGFLSGGKFDKVSLAELLWKMKVNDCDWIKMSKNGRVPPSELAYRTRVLGQFLAWLLDGYVVGLVRACFYVTESVGLKNALRFYRQEIWTKLQDLAFRCHLSKGQMTELTPAQVASLPKSTVISRLRFIPKNDGMRPITRVVGADVKTRLYRGRSRDLLYMLQACVRTAPSTLGSTVWGMTDIHKAIRSMASQQKEKTQPLYFVKVDVSGAYESLPHDKLTEVVTEALTPFLDEIFTLRRFAKVWCDSHEGLKKAFVRQADLLEDNVGSSNMKSFVSSLQMSGKIHHSILVEQHFSSDLHGKDALQFFTQMLTGNVVQFGKKTYRQCRGIPQGSVVSSLLCCLCYGHMENMLFGNKGKTKGCLLRLVDDFLLITPDLHEAQAFLKVLLPGVPEYGLTINPQKVAVNFKVSETATVCPEIRVLPPRCLFPWCGLLLDTHSLDVYKDYSSYAGLSLRYSLTLGSLRSAGQDMKRKLMAILRLQCHALFLDLKTNSVEAVYKNIYKLVLLHACRFHVCAQSLPFGQTIAKNPNYFLQMIWDMAKYANQLIRKNNKGKSKKITVIIIMQLFLDLTVCFSPGLTLGSKAQTGIIQYEAVELIFCLCFVLVLSQHRCVYKTLLPPLQKRKRSLQQRLGDLRLARVRQAVGCKIPDDFLVIQT is encoded by the exons ATGACTTCTACGGACTTGTCCAGCGTGTTAAACATCTTACACTCACTTTACCGTAAAGTGGAGCCGCTGGTGGAGTTTGCAGATGGCGTCGTGTTTAAAGAAGGACAGAAAGCCCGGGTCCTGGATCAGTCCGACACCGCTAGATTCTCCTCCTTCGCCCGCAGTGTTTATGTGTGCTCGGACAAAGAGCTGCAGCAAGTGCCGAGTAGCACCGAG ATCTGCTCTCTACCTGAACTGTTGGCCTTTGTGCTTAACAATCTGAAgcgaaagaagagaaagaacgTCTTAATACACGGCTACAACCTCCTGCCTCATAACGAACAGCAGAGGAACGCAGACCTGTTCAAATTCCAAGGCGACGTTACTCAAAGTGCTGCCTACATCCACGGCAGCGATCTGTGGAAGAAGGCCACCAAACGCCTGGGTACTGACATCACTCGCTACCTTCTGGAAAGTTGCTCCGTGTTCGTGGCAGTTCCTCCGTCCTGTTTTTTCCAGGTGTGTGGTCTGCCCATCTATGACCGCGTTTCCATGACTTCGACAACTACAGGAATAACTCTTCgaccccaaaacaaaaccagaaaGACCAGAAAGTCAAAATTCGCAATTAAGACATGCAAAAAGTTACGTAAGAGTAAAAGGGATCGTGGAAGCcggaaaagaaaaagagaaacgaACAAATGTGATGATGAAGATGTAGAAACGCCCGCTAAAAGACGACTCGTTGACGATCAAAACGGAACAGACGATCAGGCTGTGTTGCTTGCGCCAACGCAGTTTACAAAATCTTTGGAAAACAGCAGCGGACCCGGTTTGAAGGAGGAAGGGGTGCCTAGTTGGCGATCAGGTACCTACCCCCCTTTACCTCCATCGCAGTGTTTCTTCCGGACTTTAGGATTGCTCTACGGAGGCAGGGGCATGCGCGGATTCCTtctaaacagaaaaaagaaagatgcAGAGGGAGTTAAGCGCCTACAAGGGAAGGATTTGATTCGAGTTATCTTCTTTGAGGGTCTTGGTTATTTAAATGGAGCACAAAGAAAACCAAAGAAACTACCTCAAAGATTTTTCAACATGGTGCCAATGTTTAACCAGCTGTTGAGGCGGCACAGAAGGTTCCTCTATGGGCGTGTTTTGCAGAAGCTGTGCCCGTCTCTACAGCAGGCTGATCCCGGGGAAGGGGAGCTCACTTCGCTTTTGTCCCAACATTGTGCGGCTCATCGGGTTTACCTGTTTGTTAGGGAGTGCCTCGTAGCGGTCATCCCTCAACAGGCGTGGGGCTCGGATCAGAACAGAGTACATTTTCTGGCCCGGGTCAGAGGTTTTTTGTCAGGTGGGAAATTTGACAAGGTCTCCCTGGCTGAGCTGCTGtggaaaatgaaagtgaatgacTGTGACTGGATAAAGATGAGCAAAAATG GTCGTGTGCCTCCGAGTGAGCTTGCGTATCGAACTCGGGTCTTGGGTCAGTTCCTGGCATGGCTTTTGGATGGGTATGTGGTGGGTCTTGTCCGAGCCTGTTTCTATGTCACTGAGAGCGTGGGACTGAAGAATGCACTGAGATTCTACAGACAGGAAATCTGGACCAAACTGCAGGACTTGGCTTTCAG aTGTCATCTGTCGAAAGGTCAGATGACGGAGTTGACCCCTGCTCAGGTGGCCTCTCTCCCCAAATCCACAGTCATATCCCGCCTTCGTTTCATTCCCAAGAACGACGGGATGAGGCCGATCACGAGGGTCGTTGGAGCTGACGTCAAAACAAGA CTGTACAGAGGCCGTAGCCGTGACCTGCTGTATATGCTGCAGGCTTGTGTCCGCACCGCTCCATCCACACTGGGATCCACAGTTTGGGGGATGACCGACATTCACAAAGCGATAAGGTCTATGGCGTCACagcaaaaggaaaaaacacaacCGCTGTACTTTGTTAAG GTGGATGTGAGTGGAGCTTATGAAAGTCTTCCTCATGATAAACTCACTGAGGTCGTCACTGAGGCCCTCACACCTTTTCTGGATGAAATCTTCACCTTGCGACGCTTTGCCAAGGTCTGGTGTGATTCCCACGAGGGGCTGAAAAAAGCGTTTGTCAGACAG gCAGATTTGCTTGAAGATAACGTGGGCTCCAGCAATATGAAGAGTTTTGTGTCTTCTCTGCAAATGTCAGGAAAGATTCATCATTCCATACTGGTAGAACAG CACTTCTCCTCAGATCTTCATGGCAAGGACGCGCTACAGTTTTTTACCCAAATGCTCACTGGAAACGTAGTTCAGTTTGGCAAAAA AACATACCGACAGTGCAGAGGGATTCCCCAGGGCTCTGTTGTGTCCAGTCTGCTGTGCTGTCTGTGCTATGGTCACATGGAGAACATGCTGTTTGGGAACAAAGGCAAAACCAAAGG ATGTTTACTTAGACTTGTGGATGATTTTCTTCTCATCACCCCAGACCTACACGAAGCACAAGCATTTCTAAA GGTTTTACTGCCTGGAGTGCCAGAGTACGGTCTGACCATCAACCCGCAGAAAGTAGCGGTCAACTTCAAGGTTTCAGAAACTGCGACTGTTTGCCCTGAAATCCGAGTTCTTCCCCCTCGCTGCTTGTTCCCCTGGTGCGGTCTGCTCCTGGACACACACTCCCTGGACGTCTACAAGGATTACTCCAG TTACGCAGGTCTTTCTCTGCGTTACAGCCTCACTTTGGGCTCGTTACGTTCAGCGGGACAGGACATGAAGAGGAAACTGATGGCGATACTTCGACTGCAGTGTCACGCTCTGTTTTTAGATCTGAAG ACGAATTCTGTCGAGGCGGTCTACAAGAACATTTACAAGCTGGTTCTCCTTCACGCGTGCAG GTTCCACGTATGCGCCCAGAGTTTGCCCTTTGGTCAAACGATCGCTAAGAACCCCAACTACTTCCTGCAAATGATCTGGGACATGGCAAAATATGCAAATCAGCTCATCAGGAAAAACAACAAAGGCAAATCCAAAAAAattactgtaataataataatgcagctTTTCCTGGATCTGACCGTTTGTTTTTCTCCAGGCCTGACTCTGGGCAGTAAAGCTCAAACAGGCATCATTCAGTATGAAGCAGTGGAGCTGATCTTCTGCCTGTGTTTTGTGCTGGTTCTGTCTCAGCACCGGTGCGTGTACAAGACTCTTCTTCCTCCACTCCAGAAGA GAAAACGCAGTCTGCAGCAGCGCCTCGGCGACCTGAGACTGGCCAGAGTCAGACAGGCTGTTGGTTGTAAGATTCCGGATGACTTTCTGGTCATTCAGACTTAG
- the slc6a18 gene encoding inactive sodium-dependent neutral amino acid transporter B(0)AT3 codes for MDITQESGKETRPQWDNKIQYLLTCIGFAVGVGNLWRFPYLCQIYGGGAFLIPYLIALVFEGLPLLYLELAIGQRMRLGSTGVWYSISPLLGGVGIASMIVSFLVSLFYNTLLAWILWYFFHSFQDPLPWSTCPLNQNRTGFNEECEKSTSVNYFWYRETLNITTNIETSGTIQWTVVLCLASAWCIVYICFIKGIQSMGKAVYVTATFPYLVLTIFLIRALTLPGAVDGIKYLFTPEWEILMNPQVWLDAATQIFFSLSVAFGGLIAFSSYTEEKNNCERDALLVGIINSATSLYGSIPIFSILGFKATSAYNLCKDRNILALTNHFDFPDQNITRDNYDYWINHFNQTHPDSISGLNLRPCDLQAFLKQSASGTGLAFIVFTEAVIEMPGSQIWAVLFFIMLFSLGLSSMFGNIQGVLTPISDLKMLPKWIPDELVTGLLCIVSFLVALIFALGSGNYWLEVFNAYVGSVPLLIIAFFELVGVIYVRGMKRFSDDILFMTGKRPNIFWKACWMVISPLMLLAVLIAYVVLQAAKRPTYPSWDPSYESFPDTKTLEYPDWVFAIIILLCVVPIVSIPIVALHRLIRGGIRRSSPRSELSAYSNGGFDAEYRPNKT; via the exons ATGGATATAACTCAGGAATCTGGGAAGGAAACTCGCCCACAGTGGGATAACAAGATACAGTACCTGCTCACCTGCATCGGATTCGCAGTGGGAGTGGGGAATCTTTGGAGATTTCCGTATCTTTGCCAAATATATGGAGGGG GTGCCTTCCTTATCCCGTACCTGATAGCGCTGGTGTTTGAAGGCCTCCCACTGCTCTACCTGGAGTTGGCGATAGGACAGAGAATGCGCCTGGGCAGCACTGGAGTCTGGTACTCGATCTCGCCACTTCTCGGAGGAGTTG GTATTGCATCCATGATCGTTTCATTCCTCGTATCCCTTTTCTACAACACTCTCCTGGCTTGGATTCTTTGGTACTTCTTTCACTCGTTTCAAGATCCCCTGCCATGGAGCACGTGTCCTCTCAACCAAAACCGCACAG GCTTCAACGAGGAGTGTGAGAAAAGCACCTCAGTGAATTACTTCTGGTATCGTGAGACCCTGAACATCACGACAAACATTGAAACCAGTGGAACTATACAGTGGACCGTGGTTTTGTGTCTGGCCAGTGCTTGGTGCATTGTTTACATCTGCTTCATCAAAGGAATCCAGTCGATGGGAAAG GCCGTGTACGTGACAGCAACTTTCCCGTACCTTGTCCTGACGATATTCCTAATCCGGGCCCTTACGTTGCCGGGGGCCGTGGATGGAATAAAGTATCTCTTCACTCCAGAG TGGGAGATTCTGATGAACCCGCAGGTGTGGCTTGATGCTGCCACTCagatctttttctctctctctgtggcgTTTGGAGGACTCATCGCTTTTTCGAGCTACACTGAAGAAAA AAACAATTGTGAGAGGGACGCGCTCTTGGTTGGCATCATCAACAGTGCCACGTCTCTCTACGGCTCCATCCCGATCTTCTCAATCCTGGGATTCAAAGCTACGAGCGCTTACAACCTCTGTAAAGACAG GAACATCCTGGCCCTCACCAACCACTTTGATTTTCCGGATCAAAACATCACTCGTGACAACTACGACTATTGGATCAACCATTTTAACCAAACACATCCAGACTCGATCTCCGGTTTAAATCTGCGTCCGTGTGACCTACAAGCATTCCTTAAACAG AGCGCTTCTGGAACAGGTCTGGCGTTCATCGTGTTTACTGAAGCGGTGATCGAGATGCCCGGCTCGCAGATATGGGCGGTGCTGTTTTTTATCATGCTCTTTAGCTTGGGTCTCTCCTCGATGTTCGGTAACATACAAGGCGTTCTTACACCCATCAGCGACCTCAAAATGCTGCCAAAGTGGATCCCGGACGAGCTCGTAACAG GGCTTCTATGCATCGTCTCGTTTCTTGTGGCACTCATATTTGCGCTGGGTTCTGGGAATTACTGGTTGGAGGTTTTTAACGCCTATGTGGGCTCAGTACCTCTGCTTATAATTGCATTCTTTGAGTTGGTTGGCGTCATCTATGTCCGTGGGATGAAAAG GTTTAGTGACGACATCTTGTTCATGACGGGGAAAAGACCCAACATTTTCTGGAAGGCGTGCTGGATGGTGATCAGTCCCTTGATGCTGCTTGCTGTGCTGATTGCCTATGTGGTTTTACAAGCAGCGAAACGCCCAACCTACCCCTCATGGGACCCATCGTAT GAGTCTTTTCCTGACACCAAAACCCTGGAGTATCCTGACTGGGTCTTTGCCATAATCATCCTGCTCTGTGTGGTGCCCATCGTTTCCATTCCCATAGTGGCTCTACATAGACTAATCCGTGGTGGAATAAGGAGGTCCTCCCCCAGATCTGAACTCAGCGCCTACAGCAATGGAGGCTTTGATGCAGAGTACAGGCCGAACAAGACATAA
- the LOC117379031 gene encoding sodium-dependent neutral amino acid transporter B(0)AT1-like, which produces MKLLIPNPGLDKRIHTYDDLERMDREQAEDRPKWDNKAQYILTCVGFCIGIGNVWRFPYLCQSHGGGAFLIPYLILLVLEGLPLLFMEFAIGQRMRKGSVEVWRDINPYLTGIGIASMLVSLLIGLYYNTLIAWIVWYLFNSFQSPLPWTQCPLNENQTGYIAECQQSSTVDYFYYRVTLNTSTSISDSGGIHWPVVVCLLVAWTVIGLCYIRGISSSGKAVYVTAILPYIVLAIFLVRGLTLKGALAGIKYLFTPDVEELIKPTTWLDAGAQVFYAFSLAWGGLISFSSYNPVHNNCKRDAMILTAITGCTSVYAAMVTYTIIGFRATDKYEQCISDNIQTLINAFDLPEINITADNYDEALKYLNSTYTDIVMGLDVIPCDMQRLLSEGVEGTGLAFIVFTEAITKMPGSPIWSVLFFVMLLCLGLSTLIGNIEGVVVPIRDLGLFPKTWPQEALTAVTCGVAFVITLLFAQHSGFYWVTLFDNFAGSVPLLCIGLFEMISVVYIYGVDRFNEDIKFMIGSKPGLYWQVTWRCTSPLIILVILVFYLVIQAQEQLTYLVWDPSSEQFPVLDSVPYPSWINAVIFLLAGIPSLTMPIYALCRLLYVYLKKKSIQ; this is translated from the exons ATGAAGCTGCTGATCCCAAACCCGGGGCTGGACAAGCGGATCCACACGTACGACGACCTGGAGAGGATGGACAGAGAGCAGGCTGAGGACCGGCCCAAGTGGGACAATAAGGCTCAGTACATTTTAACCTGTGTGGGCTTCTGCATTGGGATCGGGAACGTGTGGCGCTTCCCCTACCTGTGCCAGAGCCATGGAGGAG GAGCCTTTCTGATTCCATATTTAATCCTGCTGGTTCTTGAGGGGCTGCCTCTTCTTTTCATGGAGTTTGCCATTGGTCAGCGCATGAGAAAAGGTAGTGTTGAAGTGTGGAGGGACATCAACCCCTATCTGACCGGTATTG GGATCGCCTCTATGCTGGTGTCCTTGTTAATCGGGCTTTACTACAACACTTTAATCGCCTGGATCGTGTGGTATCTCTTCAACTCCTTTCAAAGCCCTCTGCCCTGGACGCAGTGCCCTCTCAATGAAAACCAAACAG GTTACATAGCTGAATGCCAGCAGAGCTCCACAGTGGATTACTTCTACTACAGAGTGACACTGAACACTTCCACCTCCATATCCGACTCTGGGGGGATCCACTGGCCTGTAGTAGTTTGTCTGCTCGTGGCCTGGACAGTCATTGGGCTTTGCTACATCAGAGGAATAAGCAGCTCTGGAAAG GCGGTGTACGTCACGGCCATCCTGCCTTATATTGTTCTGGCCATTTTTCTGGTTCGAGGACTCACTCTGAAAGGTGCTCTCGCTGGAATTAAGTACCTCTTCACACCAGAT GTGGAGGAGTTAATCAAACCAACGACGTGGCTTGACGCAGGAGCTCAGGTGTTTTACGCCTTCAGTTTGGCCTGGGGTGGACTCATCTCATTCTCAAGCTACAACCCAGTGCA CAACAACTGCAAACGGGACGCGATGATCCTGACGGCGATCACCGGCTGTACGTCGGTCTACGCCGCCATGGTAACCTACACCATCATCGGCTTCAGAGCTACAGACAAATATGAACAATGCATCAGTGA TAATATTCAAACACTTATAAATGCATTCGATTTACCCGAGATCAACATAACCGCAGACAACTATGACGAAGCCCTGAagtatttaaacagcacatataCGGACATCGTTATGGGACTTGACGTCATCCCGTGTGACATGCAGAGACTTCTCAGCGAG GGGGTGGAGGGAACAGGTCTGGCGTTCATTGTGTTCACTGAAGCCATAACCAAAATGCCTGGATCTCCCATCTGGTCTGTTCTTTTCTTCGTTATGCTTCTTTGTTTGGGGCTCTCCACGCTCATCGGAAACATCGAGGGAGTGGTTGTTCCCATTCGAGATTTAGGGTTATTTCCTAAAACATGGCCCCAGGAAGCATTGACTG CTGTAACTTGCGGCGTCGCGTTCGTCATCACGCTTCTCTTCGCTCAACATTCCGGGTTCTATTGGGTAACGCTTTTTGACAACTTTGCGGGATCGGTTCCACTTCTGTGTATCGGGTTGTTTGAGATGATATCGGTTGTTTACATATACGGAGTCGACAG GTTCAACGAGGACATAAAGTTCATGATTGGATCCAAGCCCGGCTTATATTGGCAGGTGACGTGGAGATGTACAAGTCCTCTGATAATACTGGTCATTTTAGTTTTCTACCTGGTCATACAAGCCCAAGAACAACTCACATATTTAGTGTGGGATCCCAGCTCT GAGCAATTCCCAGTCCTGGATTCAGTTCCCTACCCATCTTGGATTAATGCCGTCATCTTTCTACTGGCAGGAATCCCAAGTCTAACCATGCCCATTTATGCTCTATGCAGACTACtctatgtttatttaaagaagaAAAGTATTCAATAA